The following proteins are co-located in the Cryptosporidium parvum Iowa II chromosome 6, whole genome shotgun sequence genome:
- a CDS encoding protein with signal peptide plus Thr stretch, possible mucin, whose translation MMNISNNIFKVSIFYFVLGLILDFGKVSCIPTGISSSLPQQGSSFQPNSGGNMDSFRNRAQLLSKRVVDPLMNRGDRFSQNVNSLSDSNDQRVESKSFNIPGIPIFGGPRVENRNYLTLPFTRDGHCEKGTIYNITSVDDLIQNSRDLMCILEVGLQPDVIPTGMMYGTMLDLLTDTRDIDMRGIEKFWGGKFAAKGACNRAQDEVVFGYNMVKGKFVVPSIMSLNSLPQHCSLATAEHQDNSQSLILDYMTDKNEVCRAETYTNGPFFGKSEHVNVCAIVKAVGRQPDGGLILLGRGLSYPSLKPNVNPTGLITVLFFAVVTYDNVLPEFISGTPLEPLPSSFDYRLVGIDKDNNSFFPAFGIFNKGDALALNNFTNKFGPPIPVPTTSTSTTSTSSTSTSTTTTTTTTTTTTTTTTTTTTTTTTTTTTTTTTTTEVAESARIQNPNSRRLMVRS comes from the coding sequence atgatgaatattagtaataatatatttaaggTATCTATATTTTACTTTGTTTTGGGTTTAATTTTGGATTTTGGTAAAGTTAGTTGTATTCCAACAggaatttcttcttcattacCACAACAAGGCTCTTCATTTCAACCAAATTCTGGTGGGAATATGGATTCATTTAGAAATAGAGCACAATTACTTTCAAAAAGAGTTGTTGATCCATTAATGAATAGAGGAGATAGATTTTCACAAAATGTAAATAGTTTATCAGATTCTAATGATCAAAGAGTTGAATctaaatcatttaatattcCAGGTATTCCAATATTTGGAGGACCAAGAGttgaaaatagaaattatttaactCTTCCTTTTACAAGAGATGGTCATTGTGAAAAAGGTACAATTTACAATATAACGAGTGTTGATgatttaatacaaaatagTCGTGATTTAATGTGTATTTTGGAAGTTGGTTTACAACCTGATGTAATTCCAACTGGTATGATGTATGGTACAATGTTGGATTTATTAACAGATACAAGAGATATTGATATGAGAGGTATTGAGAAATTTTGGGGAGGTAAATTTGCTGCAAAAGGTGCATGTAATAGGGCTCAAGATGAAGTTGTATTTGGATATAATATGGTTAAGGGTAAATTTGTTGTTCCTTCTATTATGTCTCTTAATAGTTTGCCACAACATTGTAGTTTAGCAACTGCTGAACATCAAGATAATTCTCAATCACTTATTTTGGATTATATGACAGATAAGAATGAAGTATGTAGAGCAGAGACTTATACTAATGGTCCATTCTTTGGTAAATCTGAGCATGTGAATGTTTGTGCTATTGTAAAAGCTGTTGGCCGTCAACCAGATGGTGGATTAATTTTACTTGGTAGAGGTTTGAGTTATCCATCATTAAAACCAAATGTTAATCCAACAGGATTAATTACAGTTTTATTCTTTGCTGTGGTTACTTATGATAATGTATTACCAGAATTTATTTCTGGCACTCCTTTGGAACCATTACCTTCTTCATTTGATTATAGACTTGTTGGTATTGATAAAGATAACAATTCATTTTTCCCAGCTTTTGGAATCTTTAACAAGGGAGATGCTTTGGCTTTAAATAACTTTACAAATAAGTTTGGTCCACCTATTCCAGTACCTACAACTTCTACATCAACAACTTCTACATCATCAACTTCTACATCAACTACTACTACAACCACAACTACCACAACTACTACAACTACAACTACCACAACTACAACTACCACAACTACAACTACCACTACTACCACTACCACTACTACAGAGGTTGCTGAATCAGCTAGAATCCAAAATCCAAACTCTAG
- a CDS encoding hypothetical protein (There is a long ORF next to the 5' end. Further experiment is neccesary to verify whether that ORF is another gene or part of cgd6_720.), translating into MVFRRLKESDEVRNMRRPSCFILVYREYTWKYINTDHLLPGDIIAISSTISSNSLKNKNFDENNNNNNQDEEAVSIAPCDFVLLSGSITVNEAMLTGECTPKMKVSMNNDEDENEQDNKLNEKTFDIDGFKNHVIFAGTNIILTRSSIVTENKEFQSIIKKISNEYHNCYNVDNMNSIKNPMNFNEKYNNNVTSSYIKYDNDKMICIGYVLRTGFNTYQGKLIRTISSSAEKISSNSLESLIFLMMLIFCSLIASSYVLYYGINDPSRNKFKLIISCIHIITSVIPPEFPITLSVAVTMAVVQLTKKKIYCTEPFRIPFAGKLRICAFDKTGTLTSDKMIPHGLFGINLYNNDDTSCITFDDNDKYSNNNEDKDEMNNKKLASVSGSRQVLGSEPISNSSVDIPYLSDLIMGCCNGLSLNGKTLVGDPMEKSIKKKSSWRIHHSSENNYHNIKDNSTFSIVRRYPFSPEEQRMTNIGILHIPSEKQNSSSSKSQTSSSSSQSLSPSHSVKFHKSLSKPDPKTYGLVISKGSPEMMLQFFKKDPEFDQNLYKNVVHECTKKGYRILALGSKYSCINEVNNHHLKREFFENDLIFCGFLALYCPIKKHSKSVIQELNQSNHQCIMITGDNILTAFHVAKNVSITNNCKDILILSKSDNENSNHINYIWKYSNGNIFNKFDNNLTHLIHINNEFNIGITGNVFQSFIEDFKETKILEQFLLFTKIYARMSPKNKQTLINLYNNMGNMTLMCGDGTNDVGALKHSHVGISLLSNESSSDSNNKDNNNSPFNIKKNQKSNFFEIKKDIEARIRRGEKLTKAQIQQEILKEFQNMDEIPKVKLGDASIASPFTYKGESPNCIIKLVRYGRSTLTTVLLMYKLMGLNSIVSAFSMSVLAHDGVKFGDFQTTVESIIMSGLFFLVLKNKPAKKLVPQKPPNSIFSPMIFLSFIIQALIHLFVIYFGWKISYSLMPLNYSTNIDGPFEPNIINTTMYYLYTACHLACFLSNAQGHPFTTPLSENKYLIYTSALVISFLITSILGIFPHLNILFSLVTLQSKYYQSILILLVLFDIFGTLLINQLFNQLHIYFDKCKH; encoded by the coding sequence ATGGTATTTAGAAGACTTAAAGAATCTGATGAAGTTAGAAATATGAGAAGACCATCATGTTTTATTCTTGTATATAGAGAATATACTtggaaatatattaatactgATCATTTATTACCTGGTGATATTATTGCAATTTCATCCACAATTTCTtccaattctttaaaaaataagaattttgatgaaaataataataataataatcaagaTGAAGAAGCAGTTTCTATTGCTCCTTGtgattttgtattattatctgGAAGTATTACTGTAAATGAAGCAATGCTTACTGGTGAATGTACTCCAAAAATGAAAGTATCAATGAATAATGACgaagatgaaaatgaacaagataataaattgaatGAAAAGACTTTTGATATTGATGGATTTAAAAATCATGTAATATTTGCAGGTACCAATATTATACTTACAAGATCTTCAATTGTTacagaaaataaagagttccaatctattattaaaaagatttCAAATGAATACCATAATTGTTATAATGTTGATAATATGAACTCTATTAAGAATCCAATGAACTTTAATGAAAagtataataataatgtcACTTCTTCTTACATTAAAtatgataatgataaaatgATTTGTATTGGATATGTTCTTAGAACTGGATTTAATACTTATCAAGGAAAATTAATCCGTacaatttcatcatcagCTGAAAAGATCTCATCTAACAGTCTTGAATCACTAATTTTCTTAATGATGTTAATTTTTTGCTCATTAATAGCATCTTCTTATGTACTTTATTATGGAATTAATGATCCTTCcagaaataaattcaaattaattatctCCTGCATTCACATTATAACTTCAGTTATTCCTCCAGAATTCCCCATCACACTTTCTGTTGCTGTAACTATGGCAGTTGTTCAATTAaccaaaaaaaagatttattgTACTGAACCATTTAGAATTCCATTTGCTGGTAAACTTAGAATATGTGCTTTTGATAAAACTGGTACTTTAACTAGTGATAAAATGATACCACATggattatttggaattaacttgtataataatgatgatacTTCTTGTATTACTtttgatgataatgataagTATAGTAATAACAATGAAGATAAGGATGAGATGAACAATAAAAAGTTAGCATCAGTATCGGGATCAAGGCAAGTGTTGGGATCAGAACCAATATCCAATTCTTCTGTTGATATACCATATTTATCTGATCTTATTATGGGATGTTGTAATGGACTTTCACTTAATGGAAAGACCTTGGTTGGAGATCCTATGGAAAAATCcatcaaaaagaaatcatCCTGGAGAATTCATCACTCatctgaaaataattatcataACATTAAAGATAATTCAACATTTTCAATAGTTAGAAGATATCCTTTTTCACCAGAAGAACAAAGAATGACcaatattggaattttgCATATTCCTTcagaaaaacaaaattcatcatcaaGTAAATCTCAaacttcttcatcttcatctcAATCTCTATCTCCGTCTCATTCTGTAAAATTTCATAAAAGTCTTTCAAAACCTGATCCAAAAACTTATGGTCTTGTCATTTCTAAAGGAAGTCCAGAAATGATGcttcaattctttaaaaaagatCCAGAATTTGATCAAAATTTATACAAAAATGTTGTACATGAATGTACTAAAAAAGGGTATCGTATATTAGCACTTGgttcaaaatattcttgTATTAATGAAGTTAATAATcatcatttaaaaagagaattctttgaaaatgatttaatattttgtggTTTTCTTGCATTATATTGTCCAATTAAAAAACATTCCAAATCTGTTATTCAAGAACTTAATCAAAGTAATCATCAATGTATTATGATTACTGGTGACAATATTCTTACAGCTTTCCATGTTGCAAAAAATGTATCAATTACCAATAATTGTAAAGATATACtcattttatcaaaatctgATAATGAAAACTCTAAtcatattaattatatatggaaatattcaaatggtaatatttttaataaatttgataataatttaactcatttaattcatattaataatgaatttaatattggtATTACTGGTAATGTATTCCAATCTTTTATTGAAGACTTCAAAGAAACCAAAATACTTGaacaatttcttttatttacaaaaatatatGCAAGAATGTCtccaaaaaataaacaaacTCTTATTAAtctttataataatatgggTAATATGACTTTAATGTGTGGAGATGGTACCAATGATGTTGGTGCTTTAAAACATTCTCATGTTGGTATTTCTCttctttcaaatgaatCATCATCagattctaataataaagataataataattctccatttaatattaaaaaaaatcaaaaatccaacttttttgaaattaaaaaagatattgaagCCAGAATTAGACGTGGTGAAAAGCTTACAAAAGCTCAAATTCAACAAGAAATCTTGAAAGAATTCCAAAATATGGATGAAATACCAAAAGTAAAACTTGGAGATGCTTCTATTGCTTCACCTTTTACATATAAAGGTGAATCTCCcaattgtattattaaacttGTTAGATATGGAAGATCAACTTTAACCacagtattattaatgtatAAATTAATGGGATTAAATAGTATTGTATCTGCATTTTCTATGAGTGTATTAGCTCATGATGGAGTTAAATTTGGTGATTTTCAAACTACTGTAGAATCCATTATTATGAGTGGCTTATTCTTTCTTGTACTTAAAAACAAGCCAGCTAAAAAGCTTGTTCCACAAAAACCACCAAATAGTATTTTCAGTCCTatgatatttttatcatttattattcaagcattaattcatttatttgttatttattttggatGGAAAATTTCATATTCTTTAATGCCATTAAACTATTCAACAAATATTGATGGACCTTTTGaaccaaatattattaatacaacaatgtattatttatatacaGCTTGTCACTTAGCttgttttctttcaaatgCACAAGGTCATCCATTTACTACTCCATTatctgaaaataaatatcttaTTTACACTTCAGCTTTAGTTATTTCATTCTTAATTACTTCAATTCTAGGAATATTTCCacatttaaatatattattttcattggTAACTTTACAAAgtaaatattatcaatcaATTCTAATACTTcttgtattatttgatatttttggtactctattaattaatcaattatttaatcAACTTCATATTTACTTTGACAAATGCAAACATTAa
- a CDS encoding 14-3-3 domain containing protein, with translation MNKRHTQRIEVAANLDKNTKNVELSSNSSARRKLINGNSASRRVFGSARRNSVPRLSSFSLQEFDLENEEFDCWEYYSKIEKGLIDVNNEIDDIVIDNSKLESYVKLFNVFYSSLISGNGNYLIEMSNYWENLIKNLEEISEMNKSVFEKLIKSFIGRLFINICSFDDAKSYYSAMIYLLISILPNRPQLITSIKPFIIRKIIEMINENQIKKQSSQKKQTKKSKKITSKKKKSRHNDESDSNFDSEFEDEKENNFSGIEKIRMSSKVDNQYDNINYFDRIDNDRENNYFEQDEGDIGADVSLILQLKLLNCLIAFCKYLDISNNLAQTGLEGLNELIEGMSDLLICNDNFPKNSQCNNEISNLSTIISRMNDYLINNSPGITSFLQEKNDYNISRIITIGIILLFINIGENRYIKVKSTNGDIIRRFRAARIENRYFEIVIYSSIILLRRMIPLTLLGSENSLTNNIGSSSNIGSKTLSQSQTLLIQKIFNLIKEITILFPEISHPNILFIINKIIEIQYGAYSNSKKNSKEKSPQKNKSKKKSKILKIGNYDEDDEDIDEDVDEDHHEDEELTIRDEDLLLEVSEEMEKSKSDEVEVEQIGGVEILEQLKKRISHLKDKEFYYIDNVVFKCFENNEHSSENDIFLNDPILGYIFSVYLLLSEKSEARQNILDQIHTNLIPALIEVAETKNSTKMLLFDILKQTLFNSEENPVGGIKEVNSFISFLSNYRIEYNINTVKEIDQKIIQKINAFPFKFPQLLYRRIISILPIMFHSSKPNYRIIAIDIAGHILQLHSSIELLSVFIQNISTKLPLNELTSKNQSKINIIERQIIIFNKMISIVFEIFQDNINFVIPNEQFQSPRHTQNNADLDLRGEIVNNSSRRNSSARQSIEWSGITIDHHHQSNFTNILNFAQGEMAIQLYNLVIFLLERKKDISPNIRIKSVTMISSIISSACEIYQALNEEMVQVTIEGLTILLGDFGTNHNNGHYCYHTKNDNALIPFVQLILDYISDEKAICRKGSLILWDSLFCYLKLKKVPIPSLKKYLLTLFKNTLTDSSILVRRHSLQSLNTLYNYSPQLKWVSNLWINYGLPTIMDSENFLVDKTTEICYNMLLEQMKKLTEFIKNYNPSKIHINNYIKEINQEYLFSWISLKSQKENQIQIINLYRICIRNILRKYPLVLQPLIQFLNIFIEFFTLVLQSNNSMEIQPNNQDNNNNNNNNNNNDKFEFPDLPFVIMEEIYTYINQNNVNQTQKDNIFVLTQKIYDIMTEYIVGEEEERNPIISXVISXXXXXXIINSLFEIFKLFLTTYFHNRKNKNILASPDNVKLISLYEKIIFIKPIFYSRLTKTLIIYQYPSQLLSLSGYQCYLLKKIISSSSLSTIIYILYLWDELNTEKKSKKEIKQTNLMDFINSLFKFGNTSKEEIISEFNNCIIPNINNEIKCIETIYLSSIILLYTQLKGGNHHEMLNIRILGELFLLNYTITNMNINNSKKMNEISLISSIDSNNIEKLMPYLEELYKRFKNMLFEKKNNGNESISYLESNLSILILVLGQASYSTSSIAKRVIIQYMVAELQDHNSPLSIRNNILIILHDLYILHTPLVDPHLISMFNIIVKERKQITPESKDFNFILRKQSLLLLSDLIGQGYIKLRGSYLLRLLHSLVDRDHNIRNIAHGVFERILIKTNVSILVQNFVEILCYLNNWIDHPSIKSWNLREKMVSTKHYSGSPEDFDENEKNYILKFVFNHLSDKQKHETITRIVHDFLALFIDQSSIVTLPESYEHNNGKTLKDALALLYSPDLCIYHKYSKRSYTSGNNHSTRSSSKLENTNYSIENDHLDMTNITESSFTKESDHYDGNKTGTSNVLKELIQASLAIDIIPTLLSLKHLMKQSCSPFIKDIHKCIGELLKDYRNNLSSIIQDTTLIKELEYDFNMGYI, from the coding sequence ATGAATAAAAGACATACTCAAAGAATCGAAGTTGCTGCAAATTTGGacaaaaatacaaaaaatgtTGAATTGAGTAGTAATTCATCAGctagaagaaaattaataaatggCAACAGTGCTTCAAGACGCGTTTTTGGAAGTGCAAGGAGGAATTCAGTTCCAAGATTAAGTAGCTTCTCTTTAcaagaatttgatttagAAAATGAGGAATTTGATTGTTGggaatattattcaaaaatagaaaaGGGTTTAATTGAtgttaataatgaaattgatgatATAGTTATTGACAATTCAAAGCTTGAAAGTTATGTAAAGTTATTTAATGTATTTTATTCAAGTTTAATTTCTGGAAATggtaattatttgattgaaATGTCAAATTATTGggaaaatttaataaaaaatttagaggaaatttctgaaatgaataaatcggtctttgaaaaattaataaaatcatttATTGGGAgactttttattaatatttgttctTTTGATGATGCTAAATCCTATTATTCAGCtatgatttatttattgatttcaATTTTACCTAATAGACCTCAACTTATAACCAGTATTAAACCtttcattattagaaaGATAATTGAAATGATCAATGAGAaccaaataaaaaaacaatcttctcaaaaaaaacaaacaaagaaaagtaaaaaaattacaagcaagaaaaaaaaatcaagacataatgatgaatctgattctaattttgattctgaatttgaagatgagaaagaaaataacttttctGGAATAGAAAAAATACGAATGAGCTCTAAAGTTGATAATCaatatgataatattaattatttcgATAGAATTGATAATGATCGTGAAAATAACTATTTCGAACAAGATGAAGGGGATATTGGAGCAGATGTTAGCTTAATTCTCCAgcttaaattattaaattgtcTTATTGCATTTTGCAAGTATTTagatatttctaataactTGGCTCAAACAGGTCTGGAAGGTTTAAATGAGTTAATTGAAGGTATGTCAGACCTTTTAATTTGTAATGATAATTTTCCTAAGAACAGTCAAtgtaataatgaaatatcaaacttatcaacaattatttcaagGATGAATGATTACTTAATCAATAATTCACCAGGAATAACTTCATTtttacaagaaaaaaacgattataatatttcacgaataattactattggaattatacttttatttatcaatattggTGAAAATAGATATATTAAAGTAAAATCTACTAATGGGGATATTATTCGAAGATTTAGAGCTGCAAGAATAGAAAATAGATATTTTGAGATTGTTATATATTCATcaattattcttttaagGAGAATGATACCGTTAACTCTCCTGGGAAGTGAGAATTCTcttacaaataatattggttCTTCTTCAAACATTGGTTCTAAAACTCTATCTCAATCTCAGACTTTgctaattcaaaaaatattcaacttaattaaagaaattaccATTCTATTTCCAGAGATTTCTCATcctaatatattatttatcattaataagattattgaaattcaaTATGGTGCTTACTCTAAcagtaaaaaaaattctaaaGAAAAATCCCCACAAAAGAATAAAtctaagaaaaaaagtaaaattctaaaaataGGTAATTACGATGAAGACGACGAAGATATTGACGAAGATGTTGACGAAGATCATcatgaagatgaagaattaACTATTAGAGATGAGGATTTACTGCTAGAAGTATCTGAGGAAATGGAAAAATCTAAAAGTGATGAAGTAGAAGTTGAACAGATTGGTGGTGTAGAGATTTTAGAGCAACTAAAGAAGAGAATTTCTCATCTGAAAGACAAAGagttttattatattgacAATGTAGTTTTCAAatgttttgaaaataatgaacaTTCTTCTGAAAATGATATCTTTCTAAATGATCCAATTTTAGGATACATTTTCTCAGTCTACTTATTATTAAGCGAAAAATCAGAAGCAAGgcaaaatattttagaCCAAATACATACTAATTTGATTCCAGCTTTAATTGAAGTGGCTGAAACAAAGAATTCAACAaaaatgttattatttgatattttgaAGCAGACTTTATTCAACTCTGAAGAAAATCCTGTTGGAGGTATTAAAGAGGTCAActcttttatttcattcttaTCCAATTACagaattgaatataatattaatacagtaaaagaaattgatcaGAAGattatacaaaaaattaatgcATTTCCATTCAAGTTTCcacaattattatatagAAGAATTATCTCAATTCTACCAATTATGTTCCATTCTTCCAAACCAAATTATAGAATTATTGCTATTGATATTGCTGGACATATATTACAACTTCATTCTtctattgaattattatcagtatttattcaaaatatttcaacAAAATTACCTTTAAATGAACTTACTTCTAAAAATCAatccaaaataaatattattgaaagacaaatcattatttttaataaaatgattTCTATTGTATTCGAGATTTTTcaagataatattaattttgttattCCTAATGAACAATTCCAATCTCCTAGACATACTCAAAATAATGCTGATCTTGATTTAAGAGGTGAGAttgttaataattcttcaagaCGCAATAGTAGTGCTAGACAAAGTATTGAATGGTCTGGAATAACTATCgatcatcatcatcaatcAAATTTTACAAATATTCTTAACTTTGCTCAAGGAGAAATGGCTATTCAACTTTATAATTTGGTCATCTTCTTAttggaaagaaaaaaagatatttctccaaatattagaattaaatcTGTTACAATGATTTCgtcaataatttcttcagcTTGTGAAATTTATCAAGcattaaatgaagaaatggTTCAAGTTACTATTGAGGGACTTACTATTTTACTTGGAGATTTTGGAACTAATCATAATAATGGTCATTATTGTTATCatacaaaaaatgataatgcATTAATTCCTTTTGttcaattaattcttgACTATATTTCTGATGAAAAAGCTATTTGTAGGAAAggttctttaatattatggGATTCACTATTTTGttatttaaagttaaaaaaagttCCAATTCCAAGtctaaagaaatatttattaactcTATTTAAAAACACATTAACTGATTCATCTATTCTTGTTAGAAGACATTCACTTCAAAGTTTAAATactttatataattattctCCACAATTAAAATGGGTATCAAATTTATGGATTAATTATGGATTACCAACAATTATGGATAGTGAAAATTTTTTAGTTGATAAAACTACAGAAATATGTTATAATATGTTATTGGaacaaatgaaaaaattaactgaatttattaagaaTTATAATCCCAGTAAAAttcatattaataattatattaaagaaataaaccAAGAATATCTATTTTCTTggatttctttaaaaagtcaaaaagaaaatcaaatacaaattattaatttgtatAGAATATGTATTCGAAACATATTGAGAAAATATCCTTTGGTTTTACAACCATTAATccaatttttaaatatatttattgagTTCTTTACACTCGTTTTacaatcaaataatagtatGGAAATACAACCAAATAAtcaagataataataataataataataataataataataatgataaatttgaatttccAGATTTACCTTTTGTTATAATGGAAGAGATTTACACTTACATAAACCAAAATAATGTCAATCAAACACAAAAAGATAATATCTTTGTTTTAACTCAGAAAATATATGATATTATGACAGAATATATTGTAGgagaagaggaagaaagAAATCCAATCATTAGTAKKGTCATTTCAGMAAAWRRKKTAYYRASAAtcattaattcattatttgaaatattcaagTTATTCTTAACAACATATTTTcataatagaaaaaataaaaatatactTGCAAGTCCTGATAATGTAAAACTTATTTCTCTATATGaaaagattatttttatcaagCCTATATTCTATTCAAGATTAACAAAAactttgattatttatcaatatccatcacaattattatcattatctgGATATCAATGCTATTTACttaagaaaattatttcttcatcatctcTTTCAACTatcatttatattttatatttatggGATGAACTTAatacagaaaaaaaatctaaaaaggaaattaaacaaacaaatttaatggatttcattaattctttatttaaatttggtAATACttcaaaagaagaaattatatctgaatttaataattgtattataccaaatatcaataatgaaattaaatgtattgaaactatttatttaagttcgataatattactttataCTCAACTTAAAGGTGGAAATCATCATGAAATGCTTAATATAAGAATTTTAGGTGAActctttcttttaaattatacaattacaaatatgaatattaacaattcaaaaaaaatgaatgaaatttcattaatatcttcaattgATTCAAACaatatagaaaaattgATGCCTTATTTGGAAGAATTAtataaaagatttaaaaatatgctttttgaaaagaaaaataatggaaatgaatcaatttcttatttAGAATCAAATTTAAGTATCTTAATTTTGGTTCTTGGACAAGCAAGCTATTCTACTAGTAGTATTGCTAAAAGAgtaataatacaatataTGGTTGCAGAATTACAAGATCATAATTCACCTCTTTCtataagaaataatatattaataatattacatGATTTATATATTCTACATACACCTTTGGTTGATCCTCATTTAATCAGTatgtttaatattattgttaaagaaagaaaacaaattaCTCCAGAATCAaaagattttaattttatactCAGAAAACAATCActtttattactttctGATTTAATTGGACAAGGTTATATCAAATTAAGAGGATCTTATTTACTTAGATTATTACATTCTCTTGTGGATAGAGATCATAATATCAGAAATATTGCACATGGAGTATTTGAGAgaattctaataaaaacaaatgTTTCCATTCTAGTACAGAATTTTGTTGAAATTTTAtgttatttaaataattggaTTGATCATCCAAGTATTAAATCATGGAATTTACGAGAAAAAATGGTTTCTACAAAACATTATTCTGGATCACCTGAAGActttgatgaaaatgaaaagaattatatattaaaatttgtatttaatcATTTAAGTGATAAACAAAAACATGAAACTATTACAAGAATTGTACATGATTTTCTtgctttatttattgatcAAAGTAGTATTGTAACATTACCAGAATCATATGAACATAATAATGGAAAGACTTTGAAAGATGCTTTAgctttattatattcaccAGATTTATGTATATAtcataaatattcaaaaagatcATATACTAGTGGAAATAATCATTCAACAAGATCTTCTTctaaattagaaaatacaaattattCTATAGAAAATGATCATTTAGATATGACCAATATTACAGAATCATCATTTACAAAAGAATCTGATCATTATGATGGAAATAAGACAGGAACATCAAAtgtattaaaagaattaattcaaGCTAGTTTAGCCATTGATATTATTCCaactttattatctttaaaaCACTTAATGAAACAATCATGTTCAccatttattaaagatattcaTAAATGTATTGGAGAACTTTTGAAAGACTATAGAAATAACCTTTCAAGTATTATTCAAGATACtacattaattaaagaGCTTGAATATGATTTTAATATGGGATATATATAG